The following nucleotide sequence is from Bradyrhizobium roseum.
GAGAAAATCCTCGCCATCCTTCACCATCGCTGCGAGATCCTCGAGCGTCACATAGGTGCTGGTGCCGGTATTATAGAGCCGGCGATTGGCGTATTTCTTGATGGTCGTAGGTTGGTCTGACTTTGCCATAAGCTCACACAATACACCGAGAGCGGGGAACCCGACGACAACCGCCGCGGGCAGACGAGCAACGCAACGCAGCAAAGTAAGCATTTTCAATGCGGTTCGGCTACCGTTTTGTGCGGCACGGTTAATTCCAAGGCATGGGTGCTGCTATGGAAACCCTCATCGGGATCAATTTGAATGCGCCGCGGCAGGATTTTGGGCCCCGGCCGATTGACATGGGTCAATGGCGTTAACAGGATAAGGTGAGAGACAGGCATGCCGTCCGGCCGCCCGCCGTCAAAAAAAACCTCAACCCAGGAGATGTCCATGTCAGACGATGTCGTCATCGTCAGCGCCGCCCGCACCCCGGTCGGCAGTTTCAACGGCGCGTTCGCCACCACCCCGGCCCACGACCTCGGCGCCGTCGCCATCAAGGCCGCGCTGGAGCGGGCCGGTATCGAGCCGGGCCGCGTCTCCGAGGTCATCATGGGTCAGATTCTGACCGCCGCCCAGGGCCAGAACCCGGCCCGTCAGGCCTCGATCGCCGCCGGCATCCCGGTGGAAAGCCCGGCCTGGGGCGTCAACCAGCTCTGCGGTTCGGGCCTGCGGACGGTGGCGCTTGGCTATCAGGCGCTGCTTAACGGCGATTCCGAAATCGTCGTCGCCGGCGGCCAGGAATCCATGAGCATGGCCCCGCACGCGCAATATCTGCGCGGCGGCGTCAAGATGGGCGGCCTTGAACTGGTCGACACCATGATCAAGGACGGCCTGTGGGATGCCTTCAACGGCTACCACATGGGCAACACCGCTGAGAACGTCGCGAAGCAGTACCAGATCACCCGCGCCCAGCAGGACGAGTTCGCGGTTCACTCGCAGAACAAGGCCGAGGCGGCGCAAAAGGCCGGCAAGTTCACGGACGAGATCGTCCCCGTCACCATCAAGTCCCGCAAGGGCGACATCATCGTCAGCGCCGACGAATATCCGCGCCACGGCGCCACCATCGACGCGATGGCCAAGCTGAAGCCGGCCTTCGAGAAGGACGGCACGGTTACGGCCGGCAGCGCGTCCGGCATCAATGACGGCGCCGCCGCCGTGGTTCTGATGACCGCCAAGCAGGCCGCCAAGGAAGGCAAGAAGGTCCTCGGTCGCATCGTGTCCTGGGGCCAGGCCGGCGTCGACCCGAAGATCATGGGCACCGGGCCGATCCCCGCATCCCGCGCCGCGCTGAAGAAGGCCGGCTGGAACATCGGGGACCTCGACCTGATCGAGGCCAACGAGGCATTTGCGGCGCAAGCCTGTGCGGTCAACAAGGACCTCGGTTGGGATACGTCCAAGGTCAACGTCAATGGCGGCGCGATCGCGATCGGCCACCCGGTCGGCGCTTCGGGCGCGCGCGTGCTGGTGACGCTGCTGCACGAGATGCAGAAGCGCGACGCCAAGAAGGGCCTCGCCACGCTGTGCATCGGCGGCGGCATGGGAATCGCAATGTGCATTGCACGCGACTGAACTAAAGGCAGAGTGACTGGTTGAATGATGAAAAGATCATCTCGCAACCGCGGCCTGAGTTGATAAAAATGAAATGCCCGGTCTAGCGCCGGGCATTTTCGTCTCTGCAGGTGTTCCAGGAACAGCGCAGGACACAACGCAAGGTCGAAAATTGAGATTCGTCAAAAGACCGGGACAATTCCGGCGTATCAAGAAGAGTACCAAGGAGGATTAGGACATGGCACGTGTTGCATTGGTTACCGGCGGAACGAGAGGTATTGGTGCGGCGATCAGCAAGGCGCTGAAGGCTGCGGGCTACAAGGTGGCGGCGAGCTACGCGGGCAACGACGCCGCCGCCGAGAAATTCAAATCCGAAACGGGAATCCCGGTCTACAAATGGGACGTCAGCTCGTTTGACGCCTGTGCGGCCGGCGTCAAGCAGGTCGAAGCCGACCTCGGCCCGGTCGATGTGCTGATCAACAATGCCGGCATCACCAAGGACGGCGCCTTCCACAAGATGACGCTCGATCAGTGGAACGCGGTCATCAACACCAATCTCGGATCGCTGTTCAACATGACGCGCCAGGTGATCGAGGGCATGCGTGCGCGCAAGTTCGGCCGCGTCATCAACATCTCCTCGATCAACGGCCAGAAGGGCCAGTTCGGCCAGGTCAATTATTCGGCGGCCAAGGCCGGCGACATCGGCTTCACCAAGGCGCTCGCGCTGGAGAACGCCAAGGGCGGCATCACCGTGAACGCGATCTGCCCCGGCTACATCAACACCGAGATGGTCCAGGCGGTGCCGAAGGAAGTACTGGAGAAGAGCATCCTGCCGCTGATCCCGGTCAACCGTCTCGGCGAGCCCGAGGAAATCGCCCGCGCCGTAGTGTTCCTCGCCGCCGATGAAGCCGGAGGCATCACCGGCTCGACCATGACGATCAATGGCGGGCAGTACATGGTGTGACCTAACCGTCACGATTATGTTGGTTAGCTAAAACGTCGTCATGCCCGGGCTTGTCCCGGGCATCCACGTCTTTACAACCAACGATCGGAAGAGACGTGGATGGCCAGGCAGAGGTGAGCGTCAGCGACGCCGTCCTTCAGACCTCAATCCCCGGCCATGATGAGAGCACGCTGCCAATGACTCCCCGCGCCGCCACGCTGATCGGACTGACCGCGATCCTGATGTGGTCGCTGCTGTCCGTTCTGACGGTCGCGACCGGGAAAATTCCCGCGTTCCAACTCGCCGCGATGACGTTCGCGATCGGCGCCTTGGTCGCCTTTGCGAGTTTCCTGTTCCGGCCCGCCTCGTTCCATGCGCTCAAGCAGCCACTGGTGGCCTGGGTGGTCGGCGTTGGCGGCCTGTTCGGCTATCACGCGCTGTATTTCCTCGCGCTGCGCTTCGCGCCGCCGGCGGAAGCGGGGTTGTTGAATTACCTCTGGCCGCTGTTGATCGTGCTGTTCTCCTCGCTGCTGCCGGGCGAGCGGCTGGCGCCGCATCACATCATCGGTGCGCTGCTCGGACTTGCCGGCACCGTGCTGCTGTTCGCCGGCAATGGCGCCAGCTTTGCGCCGGGCCAGATCCCGGGCCTTGCCGCGGCCTTCGTCGCCGCCTTTGTATGGGCGGCCTATTCGGTGATGTCGCGCAAGCTCAAGGCCGTGCCGACCGATGCGGTCGCCGGGTTCTGTCTGGCCACTGCGTTGCTGGCGGCGCTGATGCATGGCGTGGTGGAGACCACGGTGTGGCCCGAGACGCTCGGGCAGTGGCTGGCGATCATGGCGCTTGGCGTCGGCCCCGTCGGCGCCGCGTTCTTCGTCTGGGACATCGGCATGAAGCGCGGCGATATCCGCGTGCTCGGCGCGGCGTCCTACGCGACGCCATTGCTGTCGACGGCGTTTCTCATTCTTGCCGGCTTTGCGCAGCCGACCGCGACGATTGCGATTGCCGCGATCCTGATCGCGGGCGGCGGCCTGATCGCGGCGAAGGATCTGGTGTGGAGAAAAGAACCGTCGCCGTAGGGTGGGCAAAGCGCAGCGTGCCCACCATTCTCGCGGCGTCGGGAAAGCTGGTGGACATGCTGCGCTTTGCCCACCCTACGAAATCACGTAGGCTCCCAATTCCTCGGGGCCAGTTCGAATTTCGAAAACGCGAATCCTGGCGCCACCGTGCAGCCGACCAGCGTCCAGTCGCCGTTGCTTTCGGCGGCCTGCCAGGCATGCGGCGGCACGATCGCCTGCGGCATTTCGCCGGCCGTGAGATCGGGGCCGAGCTTAATGCTGCGCTCGCCGCTGTCATCAGCGATCTTTAGCGTCAACGGCGCACCCGCGTAATAGTGCCAGACCTCCACGGCATCGATGCGATGCCAGTGCGAGCGTTCGCCGCGTGCCAAAAGGAAATAGATCGCAGTTGATCGCGAACGGCCGCCGGCGTCCACGTCAGTGTCGCGAAACGTCTCGCGATAATGACCGCCTTCGGGATGCGGCTTGAGATCGAGCCGCGCGATGATCTCGGCGGCGGTTTCCGGCGACGCCATCAGGACTTGTTCTTGCGTTCGCGCAATTCGCCGAACACTTTCTCGGCGCTGGCCCCCTTCATGTGCAGTTTGGCCGCCACCGACGGTTCGTCGGCGCGCAGGAACACGTTGGCTTTCTTTTCGTCGCCCAGCAGCACCGGGATCGTCGGCTTGTTCTCGGCGCGCAGCCGCGTCACTTCTTCCGCGCGTGCCTGCAGCGCGGGGTTGTCGCCGTCGACGGTCAGCGCGAACTTGACGTTCGATGCGGTGTACTCATGGCCGCAATAGAGTTTGAAATCGTCCGGCAGCGCGCGCAGCTTCAACAGCGAATCCCACATCATCGGATAGGTGCCCTCGAACACGCGGCCGCAGCCGATCGAGAACAGCGTGTCGGCCGCGAACACCGCCTTTTCGGTGTCGAACACGTAGGAGATATGATCGAGCGTATGGCCGGGGGTTTCCAGCACCCGCGCCAGCAGGCTGCCGACCTTGATGACGTCGCCATTGATGGCGCGCAGGTCGACATTGGCAATCTTGGTGGACTTGTCGTTGGGGGCAACGACCCGGCAGTTATACTTCTGCTTGAGTTCGGCGACGCCGCCGACATGATCGTGATGGTGGTGGGTGACGAGAATATCCGTCAGCGTCCAGCCCTCGCGTTCCAGCGCCCCGATGATCGGGCCGGCCTCCGGCGCGTCGATCGATGCGGTGGCCTTGGTCGCGGGATCGTGGATCAAATAGCCGAAATTGTCGCTGAGGCAGGTGAAGGTGCGAATTTCCGCGGCCATGATAGCTCCGTGGTTAAGGCTTTCAGCCCCATTAATTCCAAAGAAGTATGGCGTTAACGCTCGCACGGCAATGCCATTTTCGGCACGCCGCAATGAAACGCGATGTGGTAGATTGGGCCCATGACCATCGACGTCATCGATCTGCGCGATTTCTATTCGCAGCGCCTGGGCATCGTGGCGCGGCAGTTGATCAACCGCGGCATCCGGGCGCGCTGGCCCGATGCGGCGGGGCAGCGCGTGCTCGGGCTCGGCTATCCGACGCCCTATCTCGGCCTGTTTCGCGAGGATTCCGAACGCTGCATCGCCTTCATGCCGGCGGGGCAGGGCGTCCTGAAATGGCCGACGGCGCGGCCTGCGCTGGCGACGCTGATCGATGAATTCTCGATGCCGCTGCCGGATGCGGCGGTGGACCGGATCCTGATGGTGCACGCGCTGGAAATGTCCGACGATCCGGAGCGCCTGCTGCGCGAGGTGTGGCGCGTGCTGGCGCCGTCAGGCCGGCTGATCGCTGTCATCCCGAACCGTCGCGGCGTGTGGACGCGCACCGACAATACGCCGTTCGGCCACGGCCGGCCCTATTCGCGGGCGCAGATCACGCAATTGCTGCGGCATACCTGGTTCACGCCGGCGTCCTGGGGCGAGGCGCTGTTCCTGCCGCCCGTCGGCAACAGCTGGTTTCTGCGCTCGGCGATGGCGTGGGAGCGCGTGGGCGCCGCGCTGTCGCTGCCGTTCGCGGGCGTCCATATCGTGGAGGCGACCAAGCAGGTCTATCGCGCGATCCCCGCGGGCCGCGAACGCACGCGGCTGATTCCGTCGCTCCAGCCGGTGCTGGTGCCATCGTCGACGGCGACGCGGGATAAAGTGTAGTCTCTCAACGGGTCGTCCCCGCGAACGCGGGGACGCATAACCACCGTCAGGAGTGATCTAAAGAAAGTCGTCAACCGGCGTGCTTCAAAATGAAAGCCGCGGCGCATGGGTCCCTGCGTTCGCGGGGACGATGATCGTGAGCTAACTACTACTCATTCCCCGGATTGAAATCTTCGCTGGGCGCGGCTGGCGCGGCGGCCATGTCGGGACGCGGGCCATGCGGGCGCCGGCGCCGGCGCGGGAAACGCTCGCCGCGGCCCTCTTCATAGCCGCCCGGCGCGCCGTTCACCTGCGGCTGCGGGCCGGTGATGAAGGAGGGCAGGCGGTCGACGCCGCCGGTATCGGCGATCACCGGCTGCGGCTGAGGTTGCGGCTGGTACTGCGGCTGCGGACGGTGCTCGCGCTCGCGATGATGCTCGCGCGGCTGCTGGTAGGGCTGGCCATCGCCGCGCGGCTCCCGTGGATTGTTGTCGCGGACGTAAGGCTGCGGCTGCTGCGGGACGAAGCCCGGCTCCTGGCCGAAATGCGAAAAATTCTCGCCGTCGTCTTCGCCGTCTTCTGCCGTGGGCTGCATCTCGGTGTCGATACGCGGCTGCGGCTGGTTCTGCCGGAATTGCTCCTGCGCGGCGGCAATCAGGCGGAAATAATGTTCGGCGTGCTGGTAGTAGTTCTCGGCCGCCACCGGGTCGCCGGAAGAGCGCGCGTCACGTGCGAGCTGAACGTATTTTTCGGCGACGTGCGAGGCGGTACCGCGGATCTTGATATCGGGTCCGTTCGATTCGAACACCCGGGTCATCGGGTTTTGACCGCGCCGGTTATTGTTGCTGCTGCTATTGTTGTTGTTATTATTCCGGTTACGCATCCGCTTGTTGTTCTGACCGTTTCTCATGTCTCGCCTTTATTCCAGCCCTGAAGTTATGCAGTTGCCGTCGTAGCCTGGTCGGATGCGGCGCGCGCCAAGGCACACCGAATCACGGCGCACTGAATTGCGATGCCGTCCAGATTCATGTCGTCGATTTCGCTAGCCATCGCGTTCAGCAAAGACGCGTTCCCCAATCGGCGGCATCTATTCGCGCGCCGGAACAAATCATTCAGCGTGCCAAAACCAGCCCGATCTTCTTGCTCGACGGCTTCGCAGGACTGGCGGATGCGTAAGTCTTCAAGCGCAATATCAGGCTTTCGTTCGCTTTACGGTCGAGAGCAGCACAGCTCCGGCTATTGCGCTCAATTCGACCTGCTTTTGGAACCTTTCACCCGGCGGGCTCTCGTTTCGAGAACTCTGGCCTCACCCGTATCGTCTTAACGGGGCCAGCAACCCTGGACCGATGTTGTGAGCGGAACGTAGTCGCTCCCGGGGAATATTCCAAGGGGTTTTTTTGCGTCCGAAAGGGACTTTATCGGGCCAATTTATGGCCTGCGACGGCCCGCGGAATGCCCGCCAGGTCGGCCTTTGGGGCGGTCGCGAGCGTTAACCCGGCATTCGTCATAAAAGCTTCAATCGCGCTGCTTTGGCCCAGTCCGGCTTCCACGACAAGAAGGCCCCCGGGCGCCAGGAGGCCCGCCGCCTGTGGGATCAGCGCACGGTAGGCATCGAGCCCATCGGCGCCGCCATCGAGTGCGGCCCGCGGATCGTGATTCCGCACCTCCGCCGCCAGGCCGACAATGTCCGCCGTGCGTATATAGGGCGGATTGGAGACGATCAGGTCGAACGGGCCGGTCAGTCCGGCTGCGTAATCGCATGCGATGAACGCGGCGCGATCGGAAAGGCGCGCGCGGGCGGCATTGGCGGCGGCGGTTTGCAGGGCATCGTCCGAAATGTCGGTCCCGAAGCCCTGCGCCGCCGGCAACTCGGACAGCAGCGCCAGCAGAATGGCGCCGGAGCCGGTGCCGAGATCGGCGATGCGCAACGGACGGTCGAGGCTTCCACCGGCGCGCAACGATTCCAGCGCCAGTTCGACCACCGTCTCGGTATCAGGCCGCGGCACCAGCGTCGCGGACGAGAGCTGCAAGGGCAGCCCCCAAAATTCCTTCTCGCCGACGATGCGCGCGACCGGTTCGCCTGCGAGGCGGCGGCGCGCGAAGTTTTCGAGACGCGCCGATTCGTCCGGCGTGAGCTGGCGCTGCGCAGCCGATATCAGGCCGGTCAGGTCGAGGCCGAGGGCGTGGCCGGCGAGAATACGCGCGTCGAGGTCAGCGGATTCGATCGAGGCGGCCTTGAATTTCGCGGCGAGCGCGCGTCGTGCGCTGTCGATGGTCGCCGCGGTCACGCCGCCGCGCCTTGCGCGGCGAGTTGGGCGGCCTGGTGCTCGGTCGTCAGCGCGTCGATCAATTCGCCGAGCGCCTCGCCCGAAATCACCTGCGGCAATTTATAGAGCGTCAGATTGATGCGGTGGTCGGTGACGCGGCCTTGCGGGAAATTGTAGGTGCGGATGCGCTCAGAGCGGTCGCCCGAGCCGACCTTCTCCTTGCGCTCCGCAGAACGCACGGCATCGACGCGCTGGCGTTCGGCGTCGTAGATGCGCGAGCGCAGAATGTTCATCGCGGAGGCACGGTTTTTGTGCTGCGAGCGGCTGTCCTGCATCATGACCACGATGCCGGTCGGGATGTGGGTGATGCGGATCGCCGATTCGGTCTTGTTGACGTGCTGGCCGCCGGCGCCCTGCGCGCGCATGGTCTCGATCCGCAGATCGTCGTTCTTGATGTCGACATCGACATCCTCGACCTCCGGCAGCACGGCGACGGTGGCGGCCGACGTGTGAATGCGCCCCTGCGTTTCGGTGTCGGGCACGCGCTGCACCCGGTGCACGCCGGATTCGAATTTCAGCTTTGCAAACGCGCCGCGGCCCTGCACCTCGGCGATGATTTCCTTGAAGCCGCCCACGGTGCCTTCGGAAGCCGAGATCACCTCCACCTTCCAGCCCTGCAGGCCGGCGAACCGCTCGTACATCCGGAACAGGTCGCCGGCGAACAGGGATGCTTCGTCACCGCCGGTGCCGGCGCGGATTTCCAGCACCACGTTGCGGTCGTCCATGGCGTCCTTGGGCAGCAGCGCCACGCGGATCTTCTGCTCCAGTTCGGCGATGGTCGCCTGCAGCGTTTCGAGTTCGGCCTCGGCCATGCCGCGCATGTCGGGATCGGTGGCGGAATCCGCCAGCAGCTGTTCGGCGCCGGCGATTTCGGCCCGCGCCCCGCGATAGGCTTTTACCGCATCGATCAGCGGATTGAGCTCGGCGAGTTCGCGGGTGATCTGGACGTATTTTTCGGAATTCACCTGGCCCAGCAATTCGGCCTCCAGCGAGGCGTGGTGGGCGAGCAGAATGTCGAGTTTGGCTTCGGGTAGCATGGCATGATTCTCAAGGACCGAAAGGGAAGGCGACGTCGTCGGGAAGCAGCCTCGCTACAACGACAGCCCCTCGGCCTCCGCGAATTCCGTCAGTTTCTGCCGGATCGAGACGCTGCCGGCCGGCGCATCGATCAGCGGCATGATCACGGCTTCGGCCTTCCTGGCGTCGAGGTCGAGGATCATCGCCTTGACCGGGCCATGCCCGGTGGCGGACAGCGACAGCGAGCGGTAGCCGAGCGCGATCAGCGCCAGCGCGCCGAGCGGCTTTGAGGCCATCTCGCCGCACAGCGAAGCCGTCTTCTTCGCCGCCTGCGCCTTGTGCACGATATCGCGCAACGCACGCATGATCGGCGCCGACATGGTGTCGAACCGTTCGGAAACCTTGGCGTTGCCGCGGTCGACCGCGAACATGAACTGGAACAGGTCGTTCGATCCGACCGAAACGAAATCGACCCGCTTGAGCAGCTCGTCGAGCTGATAGAGCAGCGCCGGCACCTCGATCATGGTGCCGACATCGATCCGTTCCGGCAGCGCATGGCCGTGCTGGCGCAGATAGGTCAGCTCGCGCTCGACGATCGCCTTGGCCGCGTCGAACTCGGCGACGTCGGAAATCATCGGGAACATGATCTTCAGCGCGCGGCCGCCGCCGGCCCGCAGCAGCGCGCGGATCTGGCCGCGCAACAGGCCCGGCCGGTCGAGTCCGAGCCGGATCGCGCGCCAGCCGAGCGCGGGATTTTCCTCGATCACCGTCTCCATATAGGGCAGCGCCTTGTCGCCGCCGATATCGAGGGTGCGGAACGTCACCGGCTTGGAGCCCGCCGCGTCCAGCACCGTGCGATAGAGCGCCAGTTGATCCGACGAGCGCGGCAGGCTCTGGCCCACCATGAATTGCAACTCGGTACGGAACAGCCCGATGCCGGCGCTGCCGGTGTCGTCGATATGCGGCAGGTCGATCACGAGGCCGGCGTTGATCATCAGTTCGACCTTCTGGCCGTCCTTGGTGACGCAGGGCTTGTCGCGCAGCGCGGCATATTGCGCCTGCCGCCGTGCGCGAAAACGCACCCGCTCCGCATAGGCCGATTCGATCTCGGCCGAGGGACGGACATAGATCGAGCCCGACGTGCCGTCGACGATGATGGCGTCGCCGGGATCGGCAATGCCGGGCGCGTTCGGTACCTCGCCGACGGCAGGAATGCCGAGCGCGCGCGCCACGATCGAGACGTGGGAATTCGCGGTGCCTTCCTCCAGCACCAGGCCGCGCAGCCGCTTGCGGTCGTAGTCGAGCAGCGCCGCCGGCCCCATCGCGCG
It contains:
- the phbB gene encoding acetoacetyl-CoA reductase; this encodes MARVALVTGGTRGIGAAISKALKAAGYKVAASYAGNDAAAEKFKSETGIPVYKWDVSSFDACAAGVKQVEADLGPVDVLINNAGITKDGAFHKMTLDQWNAVINTNLGSLFNMTRQVIEGMRARKFGRVINISSINGQKGQFGQVNYSAAKAGDIGFTKALALENAKGGITVNAICPGYINTEMVQAVPKEVLEKSILPLIPVNRLGEPEEIARAVVFLAADEAGGITGSTMTINGGQYMV
- the ptsP gene encoding phosphoenolpyruvate--protein phosphotransferase, translated to MRSASGGPRVLLRRLRETMAEQVSAQERLDKIVVLIAANMVAEVCSCYVLRVDNTLELYATEGLNRDAVHRTVLTAHEGLVGLVSSEASPLNLSDAQSHPAFSFRPETGEEIYHSFLGVPILRAGNTLGVLVVQNRAKRTYVEEEVEALQTTAMVLAEMIASGELAALAQPGAEPAARHSLHKSGAILSDGIALGHVVLHEPRVVITNYIAEDLPKEIKKLDTALAKLRADLDRMLERGDVAEGGEHRDVLEAYRMFANDHGWSHKLHEAVATGLTAEAAVERVQSDTRARMLRSTDPYLRDRLHDLEDLGHRLMRQLVGQDHAPSREQLPENAILIARAMGPAALLDYDRKRLRGLVLEEGTANSHVSIVARALGIPAVGEVPNAPGIADPGDAIIVDGTSGSIYVRPSAEIESAYAERVRFRARRQAQYAALRDKPCVTKDGQKVELMINAGLVIDLPHIDDTGSAGIGLFRTELQFMVGQSLPRSSDQLALYRTVLDAAGSKPVTFRTLDIGGDKALPYMETVIEENPALGWRAIRLGLDRPGLLRGQIRALLRAGGGRALKIMFPMISDVAEFDAAKAIVERELTYLRQHGHALPERIDVGTMIEVPALLYQLDELLKRVDFVSVGSNDLFQFMFAVDRGNAKVSERFDTMSAPIMRALRDIVHKAQAAKKTASLCGEMASKPLGALALIALGYRSLSLSATGHGPVKAMILDLDARKAEAVIMPLIDAPAGSVSIRQKLTEFAEAEGLSL
- a CDS encoding class I SAM-dependent methyltransferase produces the protein MTIDVIDLRDFYSQRLGIVARQLINRGIRARWPDAAGQRVLGLGYPTPYLGLFREDSERCIAFMPAGQGVLKWPTARPALATLIDEFSMPLPDAAVDRILMVHALEMSDDPERLLREVWRVLAPSGRLIAVIPNRRGVWTRTDNTPFGHGRPYSRAQITQLLRHTWFTPASWGEALFLPPVGNSWFLRSAMAWERVGAALSLPFAGVHIVEATKQVYRAIPAGRERTRLIPSLQPVLVPSSTATRDKV
- a CDS encoding acetyl-CoA C-acetyltransferase translates to MSDDVVIVSAARTPVGSFNGAFATTPAHDLGAVAIKAALERAGIEPGRVSEVIMGQILTAAQGQNPARQASIAAGIPVESPAWGVNQLCGSGLRTVALGYQALLNGDSEIVVAGGQESMSMAPHAQYLRGGVKMGGLELVDTMIKDGLWDAFNGYHMGNTAENVAKQYQITRAQQDEFAVHSQNKAEAAQKAGKFTDEIVPVTIKSRKGDIIVSADEYPRHGATIDAMAKLKPAFEKDGTVTAGSASGINDGAAAVVLMTAKQAAKEGKKVLGRIVSWGQAGVDPKIMGTGPIPASRAALKKAGWNIGDLDLIEANEAFAAQACAVNKDLGWDTSKVNVNGGAIAIGHPVGASGARVLVTLLHEMQKRDAKKGLATLCIGGGMGIAMCIARD
- the prfA gene encoding peptide chain release factor 1, yielding MLPEAKLDILLAHHASLEAELLGQVNSEKYVQITRELAELNPLIDAVKAYRGARAEIAGAEQLLADSATDPDMRGMAEAELETLQATIAELEQKIRVALLPKDAMDDRNVVLEIRAGTGGDEASLFAGDLFRMYERFAGLQGWKVEVISASEGTVGGFKEIIAEVQGRGAFAKLKFESGVHRVQRVPDTETQGRIHTSAATVAVLPEVEDVDVDIKNDDLRIETMRAQGAGGQHVNKTESAIRITHIPTGIVVMMQDSRSQHKNRASAMNILRSRIYDAERQRVDAVRSAERKEKVGSGDRSERIRTYNFPQGRVTDHRINLTLYKLPQVISGEALGELIDALTTEHQAAQLAAQGAAA
- the yddG gene encoding aromatic amino acid exporter YddG, with the translated sequence MTPRAATLIGLTAILMWSLLSVLTVATGKIPAFQLAAMTFAIGALVAFASFLFRPASFHALKQPLVAWVVGVGGLFGYHALYFLALRFAPPAEAGLLNYLWPLLIVLFSSLLPGERLAPHHIIGALLGLAGTVLLFAGNGASFAPGQIPGLAAAFVAAFVWAAYSVMSRKLKAVPTDAVAGFCLATALLAALMHGVVETTVWPETLGQWLAIMALGVGPVGAAFFVWDIGMKRGDIRVLGAASYATPLLSTAFLILAGFAQPTATIAIAAILIAGGGLIAAKDLVWRKEPSP
- a CDS encoding cupin domain-containing protein; the encoded protein is MASPETAAEIIARLDLKPHPEGGHYRETFRDTDVDAGGRSRSTAIYFLLARGERSHWHRIDAVEVWHYYAGAPLTLKIADDSGERSIKLGPDLTAGEMPQAIVPPHAWQAAESNGDWTLVGCTVAPGFAFSKFELAPRNWEPT
- the prmC gene encoding peptide chain release factor N(5)-glutamine methyltransferase encodes the protein MTAATIDSARRALAAKFKAASIESADLDARILAGHALGLDLTGLISAAQRQLTPDESARLENFARRRLAGEPVARIVGEKEFWGLPLQLSSATLVPRPDTETVVELALESLRAGGSLDRPLRIADLGTGSGAILLALLSELPAAQGFGTDISDDALQTAAANAARARLSDRAAFIACDYAAGLTGPFDLIVSNPPYIRTADIVGLAAEVRNHDPRAALDGGADGLDAYRALIPQAAGLLAPGGLLVVEAGLGQSSAIEAFMTNAGLTLATAPKADLAGIPRAVAGHKLAR
- the gloB gene encoding hydroxyacylglutathione hydrolase, which translates into the protein MAAEIRTFTCLSDNFGYLIHDPATKATASIDAPEAGPIIGALEREGWTLTDILVTHHHHDHVGGVAELKQKYNCRVVAPNDKSTKIANVDLRAINGDVIKVGSLLARVLETPGHTLDHISYVFDTEKAVFAADTLFSIGCGRVFEGTYPMMWDSLLKLRALPDDFKLYCGHEYTASNVKFALTVDGDNPALQARAEEVTRLRAENKPTIPVLLGDEKKANVFLRADEPSVAAKLHMKGASAEKVFGELRERKNKS
- a CDS encoding DUF4167 domain-containing protein, whose product is MRNGQNNKRMRNRNNNNNNSSSNNNRRGQNPMTRVFESNGPDIKIRGTASHVAEKYVQLARDARSSGDPVAAENYYQHAEHYFRLIAAAQEQFRQNQPQPRIDTEMQPTAEDGEDDGENFSHFGQEPGFVPQQPQPYVRDNNPREPRGDGQPYQQPREHHREREHRPQPQYQPQPQPQPVIADTGGVDRLPSFITGPQPQVNGAPGGYEEGRGERFPRRRRRPHGPRPDMAAAPAAPSEDFNPGNE